In one Lolium rigidum isolate FL_2022 chromosome 3, APGP_CSIRO_Lrig_0.1, whole genome shotgun sequence genomic region, the following are encoded:
- the LOC124698419 gene encoding peroxidase 2-like → MAVGAEKLNVLVACALLLLAVGCRASPYWPLEIGFYHDKCPQAESVVKGVMEYAISKNPGNGAAMICMLFHYCFVEGCDASIFLDPTPFSPTPEKLSPPNDPSVRGFELIDAIKEAVEAVCPGVVSCADILAFAAHDASSILSKGTVAFEMPSGRRDGTFSNASEPLKFLVPPTSNLSDLVDSFVIKGLNAEDLVILSGAHTIGRSHCSSFISDRLNTPSDINDGLAWFLRSQCPADATPGGNDPVVMQDMVTPNVLDRQYYKNVLEHTVLFTSDAALLTSEETARMVEDNANIPGWWEGRFAKSMVKLAGV, encoded by the exons ATGGCGGTTGGTGCTGAAAAGCTGAACGTTTTGGTGGCTTGTGCCTTGTTGCTCCTCGCTGTGGGGTGCcgg GCCAGCCCTTACTGGCCACTGGAGATCGGGTTTTACCACGACAAGTGCCCCCAAGCAGAGTCCGTCGTCAAGGGAGTCATGGAGTATGCCATCTCCAAgaaccccggcaatggcgccgccATGATCTGCATGCTCTTCCACTACTGCTTTGTCGAG GGTTGCGACGCTTCCATCTTCCTCGACCCGACACCGTTCAGCCCTACGCCAGAGAAGCTCAGCCCCCCGAACGACCCATCCGTGCGCGGCTTTGAGCTCATCGACGCGATCAAGGAGGCCGTGGAGGCGGTCTGCCCGGGTGTcgtctcctgcgccgacatcCTTGCCTTCGCTGCCCACGACGCTTCCAGCATCCTCAGCAAAGGCACTGTCGCCTTCGAAATGCCATCCGGCCGCCGCGACGGCACCTTCTCCAACGCCTCGGAGCCTCTCAAGTTCCTGGTCCCACCCACTTCCAACCTCAGCGATCTCGTTGACAGCTTCGTCATCAAGGGACTCAACGCCGAGGATCTCGTCATCCTCTCCGGCGCGCACACCATCGGGCGCTCCCACTGCTCCTCCTTCATCTCCGACCGCCTCAATACCCCCTCCGACATCAACGACGGCCTCGCCTGGTTCCTAAGGAGTCAGTGCCCCGCCGATGCGACCCCCGGTGGCAACGACCCGGTGGTGATGCAGGACATGGTGACACCCAACGTTCTTGATAGGCAGTACTACAAGAACGTGCTGGAGCACACGGTGCTCTTCACCTCCGACGCCGCGCTACTCACATCGGAGGAGACGGCGAGGATGGTGGAGGACAACGCCAACATTCCCGGGTGGTGGGAGGGCAGGTTCGCCAAGTCCATGGTGAAGCTGGCCGGCGTCTAG